CGAGGGCAACGTGCCCCTGGCGGCGGCGCGGCAGCTGTGCGCGGCGGTGCACAACGCGCGCATCGCGTCGGAGGCGATCGCCCGGGCCCGGAAGACGAACACCGAGTTCCCCGAGGACCTGGACGGCTTCGCGGTGACGGCCGCGGAGGCGCTGAAGTTGTCGGAGGCGCGGCTGGCGGACGCGGAGCTGCTGCTGCGCGAGCGCTCGCCCGGGGCGCGCACCTGTGGGGACGACGCGGTGCGTGAGCGCCTGGAGAGCGCCGTGTCCGAGCGCCGCGAGGCCCTGCGCGCGGTGGGCGCGAAGCTGCCGAAGCTGGCGCCGCTGCTGCTCGAGCTGGCCCGGCAGCGGGATCCCTCTCCGGAGATCCGCGCCGAGGCCGCCGCCCGGCTCACGGCGCTCCAGACCCACTGAACAGGTATTCTCCCCCAGGGGAGACCCATCCGATCCGACAGGTCAGACCGACCAGTAGAGTGAGTCGTGCATGGCCACCCGCACGTACACGCTGAAGGCCGCGACGGCGACTCCCGCGCCGCGGATCGACTATGAGCGGCTGCTCAACGAGGAGCAGCTGCTGGCGGTGGAGGCAGGGGAGGGGCCCGTCCTGGTCATCGCTGGAGCGGGCTCGGGCAAGACGCGCACGCTGACGTTCCGGGTGGCGCGGCTGCTGGAGCGGGGCATCCCTCCCGAGGGCGTGCTGCTGCTCACCTTCACCAACAGGGCCGCGCGGGAGATGACGCGGCGGGTGGAGGAGCTGGCCGGGGCCTTCGCGGACGTGCGCCAGTTGCTGAGCGGCACCTTCCACCACGCGGCGCACGTGCTGCTGCGCCAGCACGCGGGGGCCATCGGCTTCTCGCGCGACTTCACGGTGCTGGATCGCGAGGATGCGCGCGACCTGATGTCCTCGTGCATCGCCGAGCGCAAGCTGCCCCGCGAGCGGCGCTTCCCCAAGGCCGAGGTGGTGTTGGATCTGGTCTCCATGGCCGCCAACCTGCAACTGTCGGTGGCCGAGGTGCTGGTGGAGCGCCGGCCGCAGTTCCTCCCCGTGGCCGAGGACGTGCTCGCGGTGGCCCGCCGCTTCGCCGAGCGCAAGGGCCGCATGCACCTGATGGACTTCGATGATCTGCTGGTGATGCTCAAGCGGCTGCTCGTCGACAACCCCATCATCCGCGAGCAGCTCGTGGACCGCTTCCATTGCGTGCTGGTGGACGAGTACCAGGACACCAACCGGTTGCAGGGCGAGCTCGTGGATCTGCTCGCCGGCGAGCGCCGCAACCTCACCGCGGTGGGCGACGACTGCCAGTCCATCTACAGCTTCCGGGGCGCGGACTTCACCAACATCATCGACTTCCCCAAGCGCTACCCGGGCTGCGGCATCTACCCGCTCACCCGCAACTACCGCTCCACGCCGGAGATCCTCCGGTTGGCCAACGCTTCCATCTCGCTCAACCAGCGCCAGTTCTCCAAGCAGCTCATCTCCTCGCGGCCCCCGGGGGCGGTGCCGGTGCTCGCGTGCACCCTGGACCTGGATCAGCAGGCCGCCTTCGTGGCCCAGCGGGTGCTGGAGCTGCGCGACGGGGGCATGCCCCTGGAGCAGATGGCGGTGCTGTACCGCGCCCACAGCCACTCCATCGAGCTGCAACTGGAGCTGGTCCGCCGGGGCATCCCCTTCCGGGTGCGCTCGGGCGTGCGCTTCTTCGAGCAGATCCACGTGAAGGACGTGCTCGCCCACCTGCGGCTGGTGGGCAATCAGCGGGACGAGCTGGCCCTCAAGCGCATCGTCAAGCTGGTGCCCGGCATCGGTCCGGCCAAGGCCGAGGCCCTCTGGGAGGCATTGCTCGCCCTGCCGCCGGAGCTGTCGCTCGTGGAGGGCCTGGCCCGCCCCGAGGTCCAGGCCGAGGTGCCCCGCAAGGCCGCCGCGGGCTTCGCCCGGCTGATCCAGCTCCTGGAGCGGTTGGGAGCCCCTGGGTCAAATATGACACCGGGGCAGATGATCCAGGACGTGCTGGCGGGAGGCTACGGCGAGTACCTGCGGACGGAGTTCCCGGAAGAGGAGCGGCGCGAGGACGACATCCGCCGGCTGGCGGAGTTCGCCGCGCGCTTCGAGGAGCTGCCGCGTTTCCTGTCGGAGATCGCGCTGGTGGCCGAATTCTCGGCCCGTGAGGCGACGGGAGAGCCGCCGGCCGAGAGCCTCACGCTGTCCACGGTGCACCAGTCCAAGGGCCTGGAATGGCAGGCGGTTTTCGTCATCTCGCTGGCCGAGGGCCGTTTCCCCTTTCCCGGAGCCGTCAGCACACCGGACGAGGAGGAAGAGGAGCGCCGGCTCTTCTACGTGGCGGCCACTCGCGCCAAGGATGAGCTGGCGTTGTGCTACCCGATCTCCGCGGTCCTGCGAGGAGGCGAGCGGGCGGTCCTCCGCCTTTCCCGCTTCGTCGAGGAGCTACCGGTAGGCGAGGAGGCGCCCTACGACCGGCTGATCGTGGAGACGAGAACTGCGCAACCCGGCTCCTGACGTGATACAGAGTGGTACTCCACCATGGCGGACAGACCTCGCATCATCGGGATTGATCTGGGAACGACCAACACACTGGTCGCGTCCGTGAAGAACCGCATCCCGAAGATCGTCCCCACGGACCGTGGAAACCTGATCCTTCCCTCGGTGGTGGCGCTCTCCGGCAAGGGCGAGCTGTTGGTGGGTGGTGTGGCCAAGGATCAGATGGTCACCAACCCCAAGAACACGCTCTACGGGACCAAGCGCCTCATCGGCCGCAAGTACCAGTCGAAGGTCGTCGATGACCTGAAGGGTTACTTCAAGTACGACATCGTCGAGGCTCCGGACGGTGACGCGGCGGTGACCCTGGGCGGGCGCATGTACACGCTGCCCGAGGTCTCCAGCTTCATCCTCAAGCAGCTCAAGACGATCGCCGAGCAGTTCCTGGGCGGCCCCATCGACGAGGCCGTCATCTCCGTGCCGGCGTACTACACGGACAGCCAGCGCCAGGCGGTGAAGGAGGCCGGCAAGCTCGCGGGCTTCAACGTCAAGCGCATCGTCAACGAGCCCACCGCGGCGGCGCTCGCCTACGGCTTCAACCGCGGGTTGGATCAGAAGATCCTCGTGTACGACCTGGGCGGTGGCACCTTCGACGTCTCGGTGCTGCACCTGACGGGCAACGTCTTCGAGGTGCTGGCCACCGGCGGTGACACCTTCCTGGGCGGTGTCGACTTCGACAACCGGGTGATGGACTACGTGCTCGAGAAGTTCTGGGAGGAGACCAAGGTCGACCTCTCGCAGAGCCCCATCGCCATGCAGCGCATCAAGAACGCGGCCGAGGCGGCGAAGATCGATCTGACGCTCATCCCCAACGTGGTCATCGACTTGCCCTACATCGAGGAGCGCAAGGGCAAGCCGTTGGATCTGCGGATTCCCCTGACGCGCGAGAACCTCAACGCGCTCACCATGGATCTGGTGGATCGCACGTTCGAGATCTGCGACCGGGTGCTGGCGGAGAAGGGCATCAACCGCTCGGAGATCGACGAGATCATCCTGGTGGGCGGGCAGAGCCGCATGCCGCTGGTGCAGCAGCGGATTCAGGAGCACTTCGGCAAGCCGGCGCGCAAGGGCGTGCACCCGGACGAGTGCGTGGCCCTGGGCGCCGCGCTGCTGGCGGACTCGCTGGGCACCATCGACTCGGTGACGCTGCTGGACGCGGTGTCCATGCCCATCGGCTACGCGCTGCCCAACGGGCGCGTGCGCCGGGTCATCGAGAAGAACTCCATCATCCCGCTGGTGAAGAGCTTCCGGCTGCCTCCTCCCAAGGATCCGGGCTCGCCCTTCATCGAGATGGACATCTTCCAGGGCGACAGCGACCTGATGGTGGACAACGAGTACCTGGGCACGCTTCGGGTGCCGGCGGAGTCGGCGGGGCGGAAGATCGACTTCCGGCTCAACGAGGAGTGCCTGCTGCAGGTCATGGTCGAGGAGCCGGGCGGCCCCCGGCGGATCGAGCTGGCCACGCGGGACACGCCCGAGCTGCTCAAGAAGGAGTTGGCGCGGGTGGCCGAGGAGCGGGCCCAGAAGGCCGAGCAGGCGGCGTCCACGCCGTCTTCCCACCAGGAGGGCAGCGGGCTGTTCTCCAAGGTCAAGAGCATCTTCCGTAGGGGGTAGGCGGCGGCATGGCCACGTTCCCGTCGAAGGAGTGGTGTGAGGAGGCGGTACGGCTGGTGAACGAGGATCCGGAGAGCTCGCTCGCCGCCCAGGGGTGGCAGGGAGAGATCGGGGTCATCGTCGACGCGGAGCCGGGCAAGCTGGCACGGGCCTTCGTGGCGCACCTGGTGCCGCGCGGCGGCCGTATCGAGAAGCTGCGCGTGCTGGATGATCCGGACGACCTGGATGAGCTGGATCCAGCCTACCTGGCGCGGGCGCCCTACACGGTGTGGAAGCAGCTGCTCCAGGGGAGCCTGGATCCCGTGGAGGCGGTGCTGCGGCGGCGCATCGCGGTGAAGGGAGACCTGCAGCAGCTCATCGAGCGCCTGCGGTTCAAGGGCAT
The sequence above is drawn from the Archangium gephyra genome and encodes:
- a CDS encoding SCP2 sterol-binding domain-containing protein, which gives rise to MATFPSKEWCEEAVRLVNEDPESSLAAQGWQGEIGVIVDAEPGKLARAFVAHLVPRGGRIEKLRVLDDPDDLDELDPAYLARAPYTVWKQLLQGSLDPVEAVLRRRIAVKGDLQQLIERLRFKGIADRVFTALKTEYVDGP
- a CDS encoding Hsp70 family protein; the encoded protein is MADRPRIIGIDLGTTNTLVASVKNRIPKIVPTDRGNLILPSVVALSGKGELLVGGVAKDQMVTNPKNTLYGTKRLIGRKYQSKVVDDLKGYFKYDIVEAPDGDAAVTLGGRMYTLPEVSSFILKQLKTIAEQFLGGPIDEAVISVPAYYTDSQRQAVKEAGKLAGFNVKRIVNEPTAAALAYGFNRGLDQKILVYDLGGGTFDVSVLHLTGNVFEVLATGGDTFLGGVDFDNRVMDYVLEKFWEETKVDLSQSPIAMQRIKNAAEAAKIDLTLIPNVVIDLPYIEERKGKPLDLRIPLTRENLNALTMDLVDRTFEICDRVLAEKGINRSEIDEIILVGGQSRMPLVQQRIQEHFGKPARKGVHPDECVALGAALLADSLGTIDSVTLLDAVSMPIGYALPNGRVRRVIEKNSIIPLVKSFRLPPPKDPGSPFIEMDIFQGDSDLMVDNEYLGTLRVPAESAGRKIDFRLNEECLLQVMVEEPGGPRRIELATRDTPELLKKELARVAEERAQKAEQAASTPSSHQEGSGLFSKVKSIFRRG
- a CDS encoding ATP-dependent helicase, producing MATRTYTLKAATATPAPRIDYERLLNEEQLLAVEAGEGPVLVIAGAGSGKTRTLTFRVARLLERGIPPEGVLLLTFTNRAAREMTRRVEELAGAFADVRQLLSGTFHHAAHVLLRQHAGAIGFSRDFTVLDREDARDLMSSCIAERKLPRERRFPKAEVVLDLVSMAANLQLSVAEVLVERRPQFLPVAEDVLAVARRFAERKGRMHLMDFDDLLVMLKRLLVDNPIIREQLVDRFHCVLVDEYQDTNRLQGELVDLLAGERRNLTAVGDDCQSIYSFRGADFTNIIDFPKRYPGCGIYPLTRNYRSTPEILRLANASISLNQRQFSKQLISSRPPGAVPVLACTLDLDQQAAFVAQRVLELRDGGMPLEQMAVLYRAHSHSIELQLELVRRGIPFRVRSGVRFFEQIHVKDVLAHLRLVGNQRDELALKRIVKLVPGIGPAKAEALWEALLALPPELSLVEGLARPEVQAEVPRKAAAGFARLIQLLERLGAPGSNMTPGQMIQDVLAGGYGEYLRTEFPEEERREDDIRRLAEFAARFEELPRFLSEIALVAEFSAREATGEPPAESLTLSTVHQSKGLEWQAVFVISLAEGRFPFPGAVSTPDEEEEERRLFYVAATRAKDELALCYPISAVLRGGERAVLRLSRFVEELPVGEEAPYDRLIVETRTAQPGS